Within the Gloeobacter kilaueensis JS1 genome, the region GTCATCCGCTGCCCGGCGAGACGATAAGCGGCCAGAGAGTCCAGTTTTTTGCCGGCGGCAAGGGAGCCAACCAGGCGATTGCTGCCCACCGCCTGGGAGCAGCAGCGCAGCTGGTAGGCCGGATAGGCGACGATCTATTTGGCCGGGATCTGCGCAATTTTCTGGTGGGCGAGGGGCTGGCGTTCGATCAGATTTATCCGAGCAAAGGGGCGAGCGGCACGGCGCTCATCGTCGTCGTCCCGACGGGCGAGAATACGATCGTCGTCGTCCCTGGTGCCAACGGGCAGCTCAGCGCTGCCGATGTCGAGGTCGAAATCCACCCCGACGACGTGCTGATAAGCCAGCTGGAAATTCCGATTGCAACCGTCACCCACTTTTTTGGGCGGGGCCGCTCCGTGGGAGCCCGCACCCTGCTCAACGCCGCCCCGGCTCAGCTGCTACCCGCTGAACTGTTGCTGCTCATCGATATATTGATCGTCAACGAGACGGAACTCGCGATCTTGAGCGGTAGGACCGTTCAACCCGATAGTCCCCAGAGCGTCGCTGCCGCCGCCCAACTGTTGCAACGGGCGATCGAGACCGTCGTCGTCACCCTGGGAGCCCATGGGGCGGTGGCCTGCAGGGGTACGGATCTGCTGGTCGTGCCGGGCCGGCGTGTCCAGGCCATCGATGCGACCGGGGCGGGCGATTGCTTTGTCGGTGCTCTGGCTGCCAGGCTGGCAGCGGGCGAAGCGCTGGAGCAGGCGCTGGGCTTTGCCAATGTTGCCGCCTCACTCTGCGTCGAGCGTCCGGGGGCGGCTGGGGCGATGCCGACTCTGGGGCAGGTGCAGGCCGTACTTCAGATAAAGTAGACCGCCGGTGCCGGTGCGTCGATGACGGTGCCCACCCGGTAGACCTTCTCGCCCCGCTCGCCCAAAAAATCGGCGATCCGCTCAGCTTCGTCTGCCCCACAGGCGAGCACCAGACCCAGGCCCAGGTTAAAAGTCGTCTCCATGTCCTGCTGGAGAACCTCGCCGTGGGTGGCAAGCCAGTGGAAGATGGGCGGCACCGGCCACGAACCGCGCACCAATCGGGCCGCCAGCCCCCCCAGGGCACGCGGCACATTTTCGATGAGGCCGCCACCGGTGATGTGGGCGATGCCGCGAATATCCAGACCCGCTTTGAGGGCAGCCAGCACCGGTTTGACGTAGATGCGGGTGGGGGTGAGCAGCGTCTCACCCAGCGGAGTGTCAAAGCCGGGCGGTATCTCCTGCCAGTCGTGGCCCGTCACCTCGACGATCCGGCGCACCAGGCTGAAGCCGTTGCTGTGAACGCCGCTGCTGGCCAGTCCCAAAAGCACATCGTCTGGCCGGACCCGGCTCCCGTCGATGAGCCGGTCGCGCTCGACGATCCCGACGCAAAAGCCCGCCACGTCGTATTCGCCCCGCTCGTAAAAGCCGGGCATCTCCGCCGTCTCGCCCCCCAGCAGGGTGCAGCCCGCCTCCAGACAGCCGGCGGCAATTCCTTCGACCACCTGGGCAAGTTGGGCAGGGGCGAGGCTGCCGGTCGCCAGATAATCCAAAAAAAACAGCGGCTCCGCCCCCTGGGCCAGGACATCGTTGGCGCACATCGCCACGCAGTCGATGCCGATAGTGTCGTGGCGATCGAGGGCAAAGGCGAGCTTGAGCTTGGTGCCGACGCCGTCGGTACCGGCCACCAGCACCGGCTCACTGTAGCCTGCGGGCAGGGCAAACAGGCCGCCGAAGCCACCCACCGATCCCAGTTGTTCGGGGCGGCGGGTGCGCTCGACGGCACTCCGGATGCGGCTCACAAACTCGTGGCCCGCCTCGATATTCACCCCGGCTGACTTGTAATCCATCGACTGTTCTCGGGTTTTCTTCTCAGGGTATCAGCAAGCTTCCCGCTGCCGCGCTTATCGTAAGGGGATGAATGGCGATCCTTACGCCTGGATTCGATCGGATCTGGCGAGTCTGCACCGCGCCGGCTGGTACCGTTCTACCCTGCCGGGCACGGGCCGCGCCGGGGCGTATACCCAGATCGGGGGCAGGCCGGTGCTGCAGTTTGCGAGCAACGACTACCTGGGTCTGGCAGGCGATGGGCGGCTTATTGAGGCGGCCTGCAGGGCAACGCAGCACTACGGCACCGGGGCTACCGGTTCGCGCCTTTTAAGTGGGGAGCGGCCCATCCACCGCGAACTGGAGCGGGCGCTGGCGGACTGGAAAGGCTGCGAGGATTGCCTCGTATTTTCTTCGGGCTACCTGGCCAATCTGGGAGCGATCCCGGCGCTGGTGGGCCGCCGGGATCTCATCGTGGCCGACGAGCGCAACCACGCCTCGCTGCGCAGCGGGGCAGAATTGAGCGGAGCCAGGCAGTTATTTTATGCCCACGCCGATCTGGCCGCCCTCGAAGCGCTGCTGGTCGCCGAGCGGCACCGGCACCGGCGCTGTCTTATCTGCACCGACACGGTCTTCAGCATGGACGGCGACCTGGTGGACCTGGCGGGGATCGCCCGGCTGGCGGAAGACTATCGCTGCATGTTGCTGGTGGACGAGGCCCACGCCACCGGGGTTATCGGCCCGAGGGGAGCAGGGGCGGTAGAACACTTTGGGCTGCCGGGGCCGCTGGTGCAGATGGGAACGCTCTCTAAGGCCCTCGGCAGCCTGGGCGGCTATATCTGCGGCAGCGCCGAACTGGTCGATTACCTGCGCAACCGGGCCCGAAGCTGGATCTATACGACGGGGCTCTCACCGGCGGATGCGGCGGCGGCTACCGCCGCTGTCGCCATTGCCAGAAACGACGCTGATCGCCGGGAGCAGCTCTGGGAGAATATCCGCCACCTGCGCTCTGAACTGGACGGGCTGGGAATCGAGCAACTGCCCAGCGATTCGGCGATCCTCTGCGTGCAGGTGGGCGACATCGAGGCAACCCGCCGCTTCGCTGCAAAGCTCCTGGAGGACGGCATCTTTGCCCCGGCTATCCGGCCACCGACGGTCAGCACCAGCCGCATCCGCTTCTCGCTCAGCGCCATTCATACCGACGAGATGATCGACCGGTTGTTGGGGGCTATTGGGCGTTGGCGACAGGTGGGATAGTTGCTGCCGACCCTCAGGTGTGATCCCAGTCGGGCTTGATCGACTTGCGGCTTTTAAGATAGCGATCGATCGCCATCGCTGCTATGCAGCCGTCGCCCGCCGCCACCACCGCCTGCTTGAAAGGCGTGTTGCGAATATCACCGATTGCCCAGACTCCCGGAACGGAAGTCTGCATCATCTCGTCTACCTGCACACCGCCGTCGGGCTTGAACTGAACCTGGCCGCCGATAAAATCGGTGATGGGCTTAGAACCCTGCATGTAGACGAAGACGCCCTCGACCGGCAATTCCTTGAGTTCCTTCTCGCCTGGATGGCAGACCTCGATGCCGGTGACACCCGCCTCCTCACCTTTGATTTTCATCAGTTTGGTCTTGTTCCAGAGCTTTACACTCGGATGACCCAACAGCTCCTCAGCATGGCCGTCCAGCGTGTGCGGGTCCTTGGGGGTGATCCAGTGGACGGCGGAGGCGAACTTGGTCAGCACCTGCGCCTCCTCGATCGCTTCGGGGTTGAGGCCGACGACGGCCACCTCGCGGTTGCGGTAGAAGGCTCCATCGCAGGTGGCGCAGTAGCTTACGCCCCGGCCCAAAAATTCAGCCTCCCCCGGAATCGAAGCGATCCGGCCCATCGCTCCGGTGGCGAGCACCAGGGCACGGCCATTGTATACACCATCGGGAGTATAGACTTTTTTGATTGGTTCGCTGATGTCGATGCCGTAGACCTGGGAGCGCTGGTAGGTCGTGCCAAACTCCACCGCCTGTTCGCGCATCAGATCGAGCAATCTCTCACCGCTCATCTCGCCCAGAATGCCGGGATAGTTGGCGATCTTGTGGGTAATGGCGAGGGCCCCGGCCTGGGCATTTTTGTCGAGGATGACGGTCTTAAGCTCGGCGCGGGCGGTATAGAGCGCACAGGTACAACCTGCCGGACCACCGCCGACAATCACCACGTCGTAGTCGAATTGTTCCATTCCCGCTGCCTCCCACTCGCCTACCAGGCCACCTCTTCAGATTAGTTCTCAAATGGAACACAGTCAAAGTGAGCACTTGCTCAAGGTTCCACAGGAGATCATTCAACTTAACTTTGGGGCCGCAGGTAGCGCACCCGACGCAAACTGGCAGGAGGCGGCAGGCCAGTTGACGGCGGCTGGAGCGCTCAAGTTTAATGGGTGACGGCCCTTTTCCCGACAGGCTTCATGATCTCAAGCAACGATTTTCGTACCGGCACCACTATCGAACTCGATGGGCAGGTCTGGCGGGTGGTCGAATTTTTGCACGTCAAGCCGGGCAAGGGGTCGGCCTTTGTGCGCACCAAGCTCAAAAACGTGATCAACGGCAACGTCAACGAGCGCACCTTCCGCGCAGGCGAGACAGTACCCCAGGCGGTGGTCGAAAAGCGCGAGATGCAGTTTGTCTACCCCCAGGGCGACAACGAGTTCGTCTTCATGGACATGGAATCTTACGAGCAGGAGGCGCTCAGCCGTGAGACGATCGGCGACGGAGCCAAATATCTCAAAGAAAACATGAGCGTCTCGATTCTCAAGTGGCGCGACCGGGTAATTGGCGTCGATCTGCCGAACACGGTCGTGCTCACCGTCACCGAAACCGATCCGGGCGTCAAGGGCGATACTGCCCAGGGCGGCACCAAACCTGCCAAGGTCGAAACCGGCGCGGTCGTGATGGTGCCACTGTTTATCACCGTTGGCGAGAAGATCAAAATCGATACGCGCGACGATTCTTACCTTGGGCGCGAGAACTGACGCCAGTGAACATCGATCTTTCAGAAATCCGCGAACTGATTGCCATCCTTAACCAGACGGACGTTACCGAACTGACGATCGAGGCGGAAGGTTTTCGCCTCTCGATCCGCAAAGAGGGCGGCAAGGTGGTTGTCCAGTCGCCCGCAGCGCTCCCCCTGCCAGAGGTCGCCAATGCGGTACCCCCCGCAGCACCTGCCGAAAAATCAGTCGCGCCGCCTGCAGTGAGCGAACCGGCAAAGCCCACGATCGAGATCGTCGCTCCAATGGTCGGCACCTTCTATCGGGCTCCTTCTCCAGATACCCCTAACTTTGTCGAGCCTGGCACTGCCGTTCAGATCGGCCAGACCGTCTGCATCATCGAGGCGATGAAGCTGATGAATACGATCGACAGCGAAGTGGCCGGTCGGGTCGTCGAGATTCTCGTCGAAAACGGTGAGCCGGTCGAGTACGGTCAAAAACTGATGCGCCTCGAAGCGCTCTAAGCCGAGATCTCTCCTCAGGCGGTAGCCTGCGGCAAGCGTGCCGTTATAAGCCTGAGAGGCAGAATCTTTGCTGACTCTATGCCCCAGTACTTTGGCCAGTTGCCCACCAGTGACCTGCCCTGGTCCACTCCCCAGGCGATCACTTCCTGGACAAGACACTTGCGGGGCGTGCGCTTCGAGTGCGGCGGGCCCACTCTGGATCTGACGGTTCTGGCCCACGACCTCGTGCGCGTGCGCTTTGCGCCGGGCGGGACTTTTTTGCCGCGCCGCTCCTGGGCTGTGAGTCGCCACGACAGCGAGTGGCCGGCGGTTGATTTTGGATTTGCTGAAAGGAGCGAAGGGTTCGAGCTGACGACAGAGCAACTGCGCATCGTCGTCGAGCGCGCCACTTGCCGCCTCGGCTGTTTTGATCCGGCGGGCCGAGCCTTTGCTTGCGATTCGGCTGCGGGCCTCGGCTGGCGCACCGGACAGATAGCCGCCTGGAAGCGCATCGAGGCGGACGAGCATTTTTATGGTTTCGGCGAGCGCACGGGAC harbors:
- a CDS encoding ribokinase, encoding MSTAGPRVVVAGSINMDIVLSAHRHPLPGETISGQRVQFFAGGKGANQAIAAHRLGAAAQLVGRIGDDLFGRDLRNFLVGEGLAFDQIYPSKGASGTALIVVVPTGENTIVVVPGANGQLSAADVEVEIHPDDVLISQLEIPIATVTHFFGRGRSVGARTLLNAAPAQLLPAELLLLIDILIVNETELAILSGRTVQPDSPQSVAAAAQLLQRAIETVVVTLGAHGAVACRGTDLLVVPGRRVQAIDATGAGDCFVGALAARLAAGEALEQALGFANVAASLCVERPGAAGAMPTLGQVQAVLQIK
- the purM gene encoding phosphoribosylformylglycinamidine cyclo-ligase; this translates as MDYKSAGVNIEAGHEFVSRIRSAVERTRRPEQLGSVGGFGGLFALPAGYSEPVLVAGTDGVGTKLKLAFALDRHDTIGIDCVAMCANDVLAQGAEPLFFLDYLATGSLAPAQLAQVVEGIAAGCLEAGCTLLGGETAEMPGFYERGEYDVAGFCVGIVERDRLIDGSRVRPDDVLLGLASSGVHSNGFSLVRRIVEVTGHDWQEIPPGFDTPLGETLLTPTRIYVKPVLAALKAGLDIRGIAHITGGGLIENVPRALGGLAARLVRGSWPVPPIFHWLATHGEVLQQDMETTFNLGLGLVLACGADEAERIADFLGERGEKVYRVGTVIDAPAPAVYFI
- the bioF gene encoding 8-amino-7-oxononanoate synthase, with the translated sequence MNGDPYAWIRSDLASLHRAGWYRSTLPGTGRAGAYTQIGGRPVLQFASNDYLGLAGDGRLIEAACRATQHYGTGATGSRLLSGERPIHRELERALADWKGCEDCLVFSSGYLANLGAIPALVGRRDLIVADERNHASLRSGAELSGARQLFYAHADLAALEALLVAERHRHRRCLICTDTVFSMDGDLVDLAGIARLAEDYRCMLLVDEAHATGVIGPRGAGAVEHFGLPGPLVQMGTLSKALGSLGGYICGSAELVDYLRNRARSWIYTTGLSPADAAAATAAVAIARNDADRREQLWENIRHLRSELDGLGIEQLPSDSAILCVQVGDIEATRRFAAKLLEDGIFAPAIRPPTVSTSRIRFSLSAIHTDEMIDRLLGAIGRWRQVG
- a CDS encoding NAD(P)/FAD-dependent oxidoreductase, whose product is MEQFDYDVVIVGGGPAGCTCALYTARAELKTVILDKNAQAGALAITHKIANYPGILGEMSGERLLDLMREQAVEFGTTYQRSQVYGIDISEPIKKVYTPDGVYNGRALVLATGAMGRIASIPGEAEFLGRGVSYCATCDGAFYRNREVAVVGLNPEAIEEAQVLTKFASAVHWITPKDPHTLDGHAEELLGHPSVKLWNKTKLMKIKGEEAGVTGIEVCHPGEKELKELPVEGVFVYMQGSKPITDFIGGQVQFKPDGGVQVDEMMQTSVPGVWAIGDIRNTPFKQAVVAAGDGCIAAMAIDRYLKSRKSIKPDWDHT
- the efp gene encoding elongation factor P, with amino-acid sequence MISSNDFRTGTTIELDGQVWRVVEFLHVKPGKGSAFVRTKLKNVINGNVNERTFRAGETVPQAVVEKREMQFVYPQGDNEFVFMDMESYEQEALSRETIGDGAKYLKENMSVSILKWRDRVIGVDLPNTVVLTVTETDPGVKGDTAQGGTKPAKVETGAVVMVPLFITVGEKIKIDTRDDSYLGREN
- the accB gene encoding acetyl-CoA carboxylase biotin carboxyl carrier protein, whose product is MNIDLSEIRELIAILNQTDVTELTIEAEGFRLSIRKEGGKVVVQSPAALPLPEVANAVPPAAPAEKSVAPPAVSEPAKPTIEIVAPMVGTFYRAPSPDTPNFVEPGTAVQIGQTVCIIEAMKLMNTIDSEVAGRVVEILVENGEPVEYGQKLMRLEAL